The following proteins are co-located in the Flavobacteriales bacterium genome:
- a CDS encoding rhodanese-like domain-containing protein — MASFRTHIILFQLFILSTSIAHVYGQDLVGNSAYNQVLQKLLAHSVTEIGVGDLDSLTNVVYLDARSKREYKVSHVKDAIWVGYDTYSSRKLKGLTVDSKIVVYCSVGLRSEKVAERLGDEGFGDVSNMYGGIFEWKNRDYELVDEDGVTDRVHVYNEKWGVWLDKGIKVYE, encoded by the coding sequence ATGGCGTCGTTTCGAACACACATTATTCTGTTTCAACTTTTCATTTTAAGTACGTCTATTGCACACGTGTACGGGCAAGACTTAGTCGGGAATTCGGCGTACAACCAAGTACTTCAAAAACTACTTGCGCATAGTGTTACGGAAATAGGAGTAGGGGATCTTGACTCCTTAACCAATGTTGTTTACTTAGATGCGAGATCCAAAAGAGAATATAAAGTGAGTCATGTTAAAGATGCCATCTGGGTAGGATACGATACATATAGTAGCAGGAAACTGAAAGGACTTACGGTAGATTCTAAGATTGTAGTGTATTGTAGTGTGGGTTTAAGAAGTGAAAAAGTTGCAGAGAGATTAGGAGATGAAGGGTTTGGAGATGTCTCGAATATGTATGGTGGTATTTTCGAATGGAAAAACAGAGATTATGAACTAGTCGATGAGGACGGAGTTACGGATAGAGTTCACGTTTATAATGAGAAATGGGGAGTGTGGTTAGATAAAGGTATTAAGGTGTACGAATGA
- a CDS encoding sterol desaturase family protein — translation MNKYSEIFVSSFSEYWDYLLSEVFWDFTYKPWIENWFYGLILISVSIWVLELVSPWRKKQKAIRRDFWLDGFYMFFNVFLFSLIAFNAIGNIGVQLFNDFLAAFGIENIVALHIETLPTWSQLLVLLLVADFSGWWIHRLLHRVPFLWEFHKLHHSVKEMGFAAHLRFHWMETIVYRTLQYIPLAIIGFGLDDFFVVHMFMLLIGHLNHANIKLNYGPLKYIFNNPTMHLYHHAKKVPNRYGVNFGLTLSLWDYIFKTDYIPEESGDVELGFDGDDEFPENFTDQVIYPVRSKRRTKSP, via the coding sequence ATGAATAAGTATTCTGAAATATTCGTTTCTTCCTTTTCAGAATACTGGGACTATCTACTAAGCGAAGTGTTTTGGGATTTTACTTATAAGCCTTGGATTGAGAATTGGTTTTATGGCTTAATTCTGATTTCTGTTTCTATTTGGGTTCTCGAATTGGTTTCTCCTTGGCGGAAAAAACAAAAGGCTATTCGTCGTGATTTCTGGCTCGATGGATTCTACATGTTTTTTAATGTGTTTCTATTTTCGCTAATTGCTTTTAATGCGATTGGGAATATAGGAGTGCAATTATTTAATGATTTTTTGGCAGCCTTTGGTATTGAAAATATTGTAGCACTACACATTGAAACGTTGCCTACTTGGAGTCAGTTATTAGTATTGCTCTTGGTTGCAGATTTTAGTGGGTGGTGGATTCACCGTTTGTTACACCGGGTTCCTTTCTTATGGGAGTTCCATAAGTTGCACCATTCCGTAAAGGAAATGGGGTTTGCGGCGCATCTTAGATTCCACTGGATGGAAACAATCGTATACAGAACATTGCAGTATATTCCTCTGGCAATAATAGGTTTTGGATTAGACGATTTCTTTGTGGTTCATATGTTTATGCTTTTGATAGGCCACTTAAATCATGCGAACATCAAATTAAATTATGGTCCTTTGAAGTATATTTTTAATAACCCAACTATGCATTTGTATCATCATGCGAAAAAAGTACCGAATAGATACGGGGTTAATTTCGGCTTAACATTAAGTCTTTGGGATTACATTTTCAAGACCGATTACATTCCCGAAGAATCGGGTGATGTTGAATTAGGTTTTGATGGGGATGATGAGTTTCCTGAGAACTTCACTGATCAAGTAATTTATCCTGTTCGCAGTAAAAGGCGAACTAAAAGTCCTTAG
- a CDS encoding C40 family peptidase has protein sequence MKRIIYTLFLIAFLGLQIQAKDKLEPEETLKRLYDIDVELCIQKGKELSRVRDNRTLTNYYLAISYHALYVESSRFSDLKRATVYLDKFNGKSKVDFEIQPVLIAGIKSSLAVIVQELNEKAKYKKALKYSEKYTGLFNETLSLHNDILAKLANPSVDEKQTASEKGKLIRDAENLIGTRYQYGGNTKSGMDCSGFTSNVFGLSGIMLPRTSSMQSTVGTRISRKNCKPGDLIFFGTNDSKVNHVGIIYANDNGVLSMIHCPKTGVGIEKQGEVGFDNYWEKRILFIKRMN, from the coding sequence TTGAAAAGAATAATTTACACCCTTTTCTTAATTGCCTTTTTGGGTCTTCAAATACAGGCGAAAGACAAGTTAGAACCTGAGGAAACCTTGAAAAGGTTGTACGATATCGATGTTGAATTATGCATCCAAAAGGGGAAAGAACTTTCACGTGTTAGAGATAATCGAACATTAACAAATTACTATTTGGCTATTTCATATCACGCTTTGTACGTGGAAAGTAGCCGGTTTTCAGACTTGAAAAGAGCCACGGTTTATCTCGATAAGTTTAATGGGAAATCAAAGGTGGATTTTGAGATACAGCCAGTTTTAATAGCCGGAATTAAATCGTCTTTAGCTGTTATCGTTCAGGAGCTAAATGAAAAAGCTAAGTATAAAAAGGCGTTAAAATATTCGGAAAAGTATACTGGCCTTTTTAACGAAACGTTATCTCTTCATAACGATATTCTTGCCAAACTAGCTAATCCTTCCGTAGACGAAAAACAAACGGCAAGTGAAAAAGGTAAATTAATTAGAGATGCGGAAAACTTGATTGGCACTAGATACCAATATGGAGGCAATACAAAAAGCGGAATGGATTGTTCTGGGTTTACAAGTAATGTATTTGGTTTGTCTGGTATCATGTTGCCACGAACGTCTTCTATGCAATCTACCGTGGGAACAAGAATCTCTCGTAAGAATTGCAAGCCAGGTGATCTAATATTCTTTGGAACGAATGATAGTAAAGTAAATCATGTTGGAATAATTTACGCCAACGACAATGGTGTGTTAAGCATGATTCATTGTCCTAAAACAGGAGTAGGGATTGAAAAGCAAGGTGAAGTTGGTTTCGATAACTATTGGGAGAAGAGGATTCTTTTTATCAAGAGAATGAATTAA